TGCCGCAGCGCGATGCGTGGCTCGCGGAAAGGGTTGAGGACGGGAGATTCCCTCTTCTGTGCAACGGGGACGAGAGTTACCCCGTGACGGTTAACGGGAGGGGAAGACCTGGACTCCTCAGCCCAGGCGGTCAGCCCCTGTCTGAAGTGCATGCAGAACTGCCACTGGACGAGCCCGTGATCGCGGCAGCGGCGGCTTTGCTTGAGGGCGTGGCGGAGGGGGTGCACTCGTTCTGGGGGCACGCGTCGCCGTATGGTCACGGCTCGGAAGTCGCACAGCAGTTTCGCCGCTCGCCTCATGGACCAGAGTGTTCACCCCATGGGCTTCCCATGCTCTACCTGCCAGAGAAGCTTCCCGCGCCTGAGATTCCCTGGTTCCTTGGGTGGCTGAACTACTGGTCGCCCGCTGCCGCACGCGCCATCGGGTTCCCGGACCCGGCCCGCGACGCGGAGCTGCTGTCACGTGCACGGCGTACCGCGACGGGCGGGTGGGTCGTGCAGCTCACCGATGCGCCGCTCGACCTGGACAACCCCGCCCACCTGGACGCACTTAAACGGGCCTACGAGCGCTTCCCGGAGATCGGCGGGCGCTCCACCCCTTGAGGCTCGGCACGGCTCGCAATGGCCGTACTCAGGGTTCCGCCTTCTGGCTCACCGGGAATGTGACGTTCCCGAGGGTGACAGTGCGCGGCCCCCCTGCCTCCCACAGCTTGAGCGTGCAGGGGCAGCCGGGTTGCGCGGGCTCCCCCTCGGTGCCTACGCAACGGCACCGGCACCATTCGCAGCGATGGGGGGCCTCTTGCCCTCGTAGGGTGTCCTCGTAGGGTGTCAGACGACTCGGATGGACGATTCGGCGAGCGCGAGATGTCGCACCAAGTTCTTTGACACCTTTTCAGCGATCGCCGCCGAACCCGAGATCCGGTTTCCCTCGGCGCGAGTGTTCGCGAACACATTGCGCGGCTTCCTCGTGGCGCGAGAGCTCCGCGTGGATCATCTCGACATCGCCCATCTCTTCGGCCGGGTCTTCCCCGCGCGCCGCTCGTCCATCGAGGAGTGGGTGGGGGCGCGGAGCGATTCCCTGATCGACATCGTTCCGCTGACGTCGGGGAGGCGCTTCCAGATGGAGCCCCCACCGGTGCTGTACCCGGTGGAACCGCCTCCGCCTCCGGATGAGGCGCTCGAAGAGGTGCCGGAGGCAGAGATACCCGTGGCGCCCCGCCAGTCGAGGTACGAGGAGGACTTGCAGGCGCGGCTGCTCGACGAGGCCCTGGGGCTGATCGGAGGAAGCGCGGAGGTGGCCCCGCTGCTGGTGAGACTCACCGCCTCCGTGTTCCTTCAACGGGACTCAATCCCCTCACTCGGTCCTCGCAGGAAATGACCCCTCCCCGTGGACGTACGGAGGACGGAGCATTGACTTCGGAGGGCAGGAGCGCATGGATTGGAAGGTGTTGTTCGTCGCCGGAGTGCTGGGTCTCATGGGGTGCAGGACGCCAGCCAGTTCTGGGAGGGTCACGGACTCAGAAATGCCCACCCTGGCGCTCGTTGGCGGCACGGTCTACCCGTCCCCCGAGGCGACTCCCATCGCGGATGGGGTCGTGCTGATCTCATCGGGACGGATTTCCGCGGTGGGGCCTCGGGCGGAGGTGGAGATTCCAGCGGGGGCGACCGTCCTCGACACCTCGGGCCAGACGCTGTTGGCCGGGTTCTGGAACAGCCATGTCCACTTCACCGAGCCATGGGGACAGGGCGCGGCGACCCTGCCCGCGTCCGAGCTCGAGCAACACCTACGGGACATGCTGCTGCGCCACGGCTTCGTCCACGTCGTCGATACCGGCTCGTTCCCGGAGGCGACGCTGGCCCTGCGGCGGCGCATCGAGGCCGGCGAGCTGATGGGTCCCAGCATCATCACCGCGGGTGTTCCACTGGCCCCGGTGGATGGCACACCTCGGTACGTTCCGGTGAAGCTGCCGGAGCTCCGGACGCCGGAGCAGGCCAGGGCGATCGTGAAGGAGCAGCTCGGGGGCGGCACGGATGCCATCAAGCTCTTCACCGGCTCCCTCACGGCACACCCACCCTATCCGGTGATGCCGCTCGCCATCGTGCAGGCGGTGACCGAGGAAGCTCATGCGCACGGCAAGCCCGTTTTCGCGCACCCGACGAACGCGGCGGGACTGAGCGCGGCCGTGGAGGGAGGTGTGGACGTGGTGGTGCACACGGCGCCGATGGCCGGTCCGCTATCGGACTCACTCCACGAGGCGATGGTGCGCCGGAAGGTGGCGCTGGTGCCGACGCTCGCCCTGTTCGAGTGGGAGCTGAAACGCGCCAACGAGGATCCCATCGTGCTCGAGCGCTTCACCCAGGCGGGAGCC
Above is a window of Cystobacter fuscus DNA encoding:
- a CDS encoding DUF5953 family protein; the encoded protein is MTKRKALTLIVYAPALVGNDRRALDSVHGMEKALPGLRLEWRLSDGGRPIALPQRDAWLAERVEDGRFPLLCNGDESYPVTVNGRGRPGLLSPGGQPLSEVHAELPLDEPVIAAAAALLEGVAEGVHSFWGHASPYGHGSEVAQQFRRSPHGPECSPHGLPMLYLPEKLPAPEIPWFLGWLNYWSPAAARAIGFPDPARDAELLSRARRTATGGWVVQLTDAPLDLDNPAHLDALKRAYERFPEIGGRSTP
- a CDS encoding amidohydrolase family protein, whose amino-acid sequence is MPTLALVGGTVYPSPEATPIADGVVLISSGRISAVGPRAEVEIPAGATVLDTSGQTLLAGFWNSHVHFTEPWGQGAATLPASELEQHLRDMLLRHGFVHVVDTGSFPEATLALRRRIEAGELMGPSIITAGVPLAPVDGTPRYVPVKLPELRTPEQARAIVKEQLGGGTDAIKLFTGSLTAHPPYPVMPLAIVQAVTEEAHAHGKPVFAHPTNAAGLSAAVEGGVDVVVHTAPMAGPLSDSLHEAMVRRKVALVPTLALFEWELKRANEDPIVLERFTQAGAEQVRNHARLGGRILFGTDVGYMTDDDPRREYVLLRGAGLDLRDILASLTTNPATQFGQEARTGRLAPGLDADVVVIDGDPSRDIEALANVRLVLRQGKIVFRQDTLHR